The proteins below are encoded in one region of Apium graveolens cultivar Ventura chromosome 4, ASM990537v1, whole genome shotgun sequence:
- the LOC141719662 gene encoding uncharacterized protein LOC141719662, translating into MDKTWILQDRDSLAFEMGVENFLIYAEENSEDRNKIPCPCGRCANFKKFSIKTIRGHIYDNGFCLGYVHWVWHGETASTGPKSSSASCPPEEQAPDPPLEQASDEASEQDQEHVAASETVDVCEAAYNSSQYDNDSYQFRRFVADAEQPLYEGSDCTKLESMLKLHNWKSRFGITDSAFTDLLSSVGSLLPKDNVLPSNAYEAKKNLSNLGLEYIKFHSCPNDCVLYRGVHADATKCPKCRLSRWKLTKKGEERINLPAKVMWYFPIIPRFKRMFKSPSTAELMCWHAQQRTQDGKMRHPADSPSWKNIDYRWPSFGSEPRNLRLALSEDGVNPHNNGLSNRYSCWPVILVTYNLPPWLCMKKKFMMLSILVPGPHEPGNNIDIYLQPMIDLKKLWKEGEPNMYDAYNKSFFTLKAVLMWMINDFPAYENLSGCVNKGYKCCPVCGDDTVAKYLTHSRKMCYQGHRRYLPLHHPYRRQKAAFNGQQEFGQPRRTLSGEEVLAEQEQIKFEFGKKLKKAKKVASPWKKKSVFFELEYWKFHHVRHCIDVMHVEKNVCDSLIGTLLNMRHKTKDSAAARHDMMEMGIRSDLAPHNILIFT; encoded by the coding sequence atggataagacatggatTTTGCAAGATAGGGATTCTTTAGCATTTGAAATGGGGGTGGAAAACTTCTTGATATATGCTGAAGAAAATTCTGAAGATCGTAACAAAATTCCTTGCCCTTGTGGACGATGcgccaattttaaaaaattctctaTAAAAACAATCAGGGGCCATATCTATGACAATGGCTTTTGTCTAGGTTATGTGCATTGGGTTTGGCACGGGGAGACTGCTTCTACGGGTCCTAAATCTTCAAGTGCTAGTTGTCCACCTGAAGAGCAAGCTCCAGACCCACCTCTTGAGCAAGCCTCTGATGAAGCGTCAGAGCAAGATCAGGAGCATGTCGCTGCTTCGGAAACTGTCGATGTTTGTGAAGCGGCATATAACTCGAGTCAATATGATAATGATTCATATCAGTTTAGGAGGTTCGTAGCCGATGCTGAGCAACCTCTATATGAGGGTAGTGACTGTACTAAGTTAGAGTCGATGTTGAAGTTGCATAACTGGAAATCTAGGTTTGGTATTACCGATAGTGCCTTCACTGACCTCCTTTCTTCTGTTGGGTCTCTACTTCCCAAAGATAATGTGTTACCTAGTAATGCATATGAAGCAAAAAAAAACCTCTCCAATTTAGGTCTAGAGTATATAAAGTTCCATTCATGTCCGAATGACTGTGTACTGTACAGGGGTGTACATGCTGATGCAACCAAGTGTCCTAAGTGTCGACTTTCTCGGTGGAAGTTGACAAAGAAAGGTGAAGAGAGGATTAATCTTCCAGCAAAAGTCATGTGGTATTTTCCAATAATTCCTAGATTTAAACGTATGTTTAAATCTCCTTCCACCGCTGAACTAATGTGTTGGCATGCGCAACAGCGGACACAAGATGGTAAAATGCGACATCCAGCCGACTCTCCATCTTGGAAAAATATAGATTATAGGTGGCCATCCTTTGGTAGTGAACCGAGAAACCTTCGCTTGGCTTTATCGGAGGATGGTGTAAACCCGCACAATAATGGCCTATCTAATAGATATAGTTGCTGGCCAGTCATATTGGTGACTTACAATCTTCCTCCCTGGTTATGTATGAAAAAAAAATTTATGATGTTGTCGATATTGGTCCCTGGCCCGCATGAGCCTGGTAATAACATCGACATCTACTTACAACCGATGATTGATTTAAAAAAGCTTTGGAAGGAAGGGGAACCAAATATGTATGACGCGtataacaaatcatttttcactttaaaagcaGTTTTAATGTGGATGATAAATGACTTCCCTGCTTACGAAAATTTATCTGGCTGCGTTAATAAGGGTTATAAGTGTTGTCCAGTTTGTGGAGATGACACCGTAGCTAAATATTTGACTCATAGTAGGAAAATGTGCTACCAAGGGCATCGTCGATATTTGCCTCTACATCATCCTTATAGAAGGCAGAAGGCTGCTTTTAATGGACAACAAGAGTTTGGGCAGCCGCGTCGAACCCTATCCGGAGAAGAAGTGTTAGCAGAGCAAGAacaaatcaaatttgaatttggGAAGAAATTGAAGAAGGCAAAGAAGGTTGCAAGTCCATGGAAGAAAAAGTCAGTATTTTTTGAGTTAGAATACTGGAAATTTCACCATGTTAGGCACTGTATTGATGTCATGCATGTCGAGAAGAATGTATGTGATAGTCTGATTGGCACATTACTAAATATGCGCCATAAGACAAAGGATAGTGCGGCAGCCCGTCATGATATGATGGAAATGGGCATTAGATCTGATTTGGCTCcccataatatactcatattcacctag